The following proteins are co-located in the Ammospiza caudacuta isolate bAmmCau1 chromosome 20, bAmmCau1.pri, whole genome shotgun sequence genome:
- the LOC131566447 gene encoding C-C motif chemokine 4 homolog, whose protein sequence is MKVFVVALTILIVAFCYQTSAAPLGSDPPTSCCFSYVSRQLPRTFVKDYYETNSQCSQPAVVFITRKGREVCANPGEDWVQQYVNELELD, encoded by the exons ATGAAGGTGTTTGTGGTTGCCCTCACCATCCTCATCGTTGCCTTCTGCTACCAGACCTCTGCTGCTCCAC TTGGCTCCGACCCACCaacctcctgctgcttctcctaCGTCTCGCGGCAGCTGCCCCGCACCTTTGTGAAGGATTACTACGAAACCAacagccagtgctcccagcctgCTGTCGT GTTCATCACCAGGAAGGGCCGGGAGGTCTGTGCCAACCCCGGGGAGGACTGGGTCCAGCAGTACGTGAATGAGCTGGAGCTGGACTGa